A window of the Microtus pennsylvanicus isolate mMicPen1 chromosome 4, mMicPen1.hap1, whole genome shotgun sequence genome harbors these coding sequences:
- the Isca1 gene encoding iron-sulfur cluster assembly 1 homolog, mitochondrial encodes MSASLVRATVRAVSKRKLQPTRAALTLTPSAVNKIKQLLKDKPEHVGLKVGVRTRGCNGLSYTLEYSKTKGDSDEEVIQDGVRVFIEKKAQLTLLGTEMDYVEDKLSSEFVFNNPNIKGTCGCGESFNI; translated from the exons ATGTCGGCGTCGTTGGTCCGCGCCACCGTGCGGGCCGTGAGCAAGAGGAAGCTGCAGCCCACGCGGGCGGCGCTCACGCTG acCCCCTCAGCTGTGAACAAGATAAAACAACTTCTTAAAGACAAGCCAGAGCAT GTGGGTCTGAAAGTTGGCGTGCGAACCAGGGGCTGTAATGGCCTCTCTTACACCCTGGAGTATTCAAAGACAAAAGGAGATTCTGATGAAGAAGTTATTCAAGATG GAGTCAGAGTGTTCATCGAAAAGAAAGCACAGTTAACACTTTTAGGAACAGAAATGGACTATGTGGAGGACAAACTGTCCAGTGAGTTTGTTTTCAATAACCCCAACATCAAAGGAACTTGTGGCTGTGGTGAAAGCTTTAACATTTGA